A DNA window from Verrucomicrobiota bacterium contains the following coding sequences:
- a CDS encoding flavodoxin family protein produces the protein MARILGIQGSPRKNGNTQILVERVLEGARDAGATTRMIQLGDMTIAECDGCHACWKGKECPKDDDMNAVYTTIAESDAIVFGTPVYWFGPTALLKSFIDRFVYFNCPENRAKARGKRAALIVPFEDTDLETAAPLVKMVEMSLDYVEMTLLDPLLVPGVGTRGAVLEHPDQLHAAHVLGRRLAS, from the coding sequence ATGGCACGTATCCTCGGGATCCAGGGCAGCCCGCGCAAAAACGGCAATACTCAGATCCTCGTCGAGAGAGTGCTCGAGGGCGCACGCGACGCAGGGGCGACGACGCGCATGATCCAGTTAGGTGACATGACGATCGCCGAATGCGACGGCTGCCACGCCTGCTGGAAGGGCAAGGAATGCCCGAAGGACGACGACATGAACGCCGTCTACACAACAATCGCCGAGAGCGACGCCATCGTCTTCGGCACACCCGTGTATTGGTTCGGGCCAACGGCGCTCTTGAAATCCTTCATCGACCGCTTCGTCTACTTCAACTGCCCCGAGAACCGCGCGAAGGCGCGCGGCAAGCGTGCCGCGCTCATCGTGCCGTTCGAGGACACGGACCTCGAAACCGCCGCGCCCCTGGTGAAGATGGTCGAGATGAGCCTCGACTACGTCGAGATGACGCTGCTTGATCCGCTTCTCGTCCCCGGCGTTGGCACCAGAGGCGCCGTCCTCGAGCACCCCGATCAGCTCCACGCCGCGCACGTCCTCGGCCGGCGCCTGGCGTCCTAG
- the larC gene encoding nickel pincer cofactor biosynthesis protein LarC — protein sequence MRVAHFDCFSGISGDMVLGAFVDAGLPASTLRRELKKLPLAGYTIGVEKVSRNHMSGTQVRIRVAKSAKQPHRHLGHIVELINGSGLLERVKADATGIFTRLGEAEAAVHGVSIEKVHFHEVGAVDSILDIVGAAVAIEQLGIERVTSSPLALGSGTVKIAHGEIPVPVPATMKLLQGVPVYQSGIMQEMVTPTGAAIVTHYASSFAGVPAMTVRSVGYGAGTRTIEGRPNLLRVVIGDAEETALAEAMDVIETNIDDMTPELLGAAFERLFEAGALDAYITPLVMKKNRPGHLVTVLCDPAKTAALIELMLTETTTFGVRTYHTQKHCLARESKTVKTAYGPVDVKVGLLGGRPVKAAPEYESCRKAAKAKSIPLRTVFAAAEAAAQSLLKQPKVK from the coding sequence ATGCGGGTTGCTCATTTCGACTGTTTTTCGGGAATCAGCGGCGACATGGTGCTTGGCGCGTTCGTGGACGCGGGGCTGCCGGCCAGCACGCTGCGGCGCGAGCTGAAGAAGCTTCCGTTGGCCGGGTACACGATCGGCGTCGAGAAGGTGTCGCGCAATCACATGAGCGGGACGCAGGTGCGCATCCGCGTCGCCAAGAGCGCCAAGCAGCCGCACCGCCACCTTGGACACATCGTCGAGCTCATCAACGGCAGCGGGCTGTTGGAGCGAGTCAAGGCCGACGCGACGGGGATTTTCACGCGGCTCGGCGAGGCCGAGGCCGCCGTGCACGGTGTGTCCATTGAAAAGGTGCACTTCCACGAGGTCGGCGCGGTCGACTCGATCCTCGACATCGTCGGCGCCGCGGTGGCCATCGAGCAACTCGGCATCGAGCGAGTGACAAGCTCGCCGCTCGCGCTCGGCTCCGGCACGGTGAAGATCGCCCACGGCGAGATTCCGGTGCCCGTGCCCGCGACGATGAAGCTGCTCCAAGGCGTCCCCGTCTACCAGAGCGGCATCATGCAGGAGATGGTCACGCCGACGGGCGCGGCGATCGTGACGCACTACGCATCGAGCTTCGCCGGCGTCCCCGCCATGACGGTCCGGTCAGTCGGCTACGGCGCGGGGACGCGCACGATCGAGGGCCGGCCCAACCTGCTCCGCGTCGTGATCGGCGACGCCGAGGAAACCGCCCTCGCCGAGGCGATGGACGTGATCGAGACAAACATCGACGACATGACGCCCGAGCTGCTCGGCGCGGCGTTCGAGCGGCTGTTCGAGGCCGGGGCGCTCGATGCCTACATCACGCCGCTCGTCATGAAGAAGAACCGGCCCGGCCACCTTGTCACCGTGCTCTGCGATCCGGCCAAGACCGCCGCGCTCATCGAGCTGATGCTGACCGAGACGACCACGTTCGGCGTTCGCACCTATCATACACAGAAGCATTGCCTCGCGCGCGAATCGAAGACCGTGAAGACCGCCTACGGCCCCGTCGACGTGAAGGTCGGCCTGCTCGGCGGACGGCCCGTCAAGGCGGCGCCCGAATACGAGTCATGCCGCAAGGCGGCGAAGGCCAAGAGCATTCCGCTCAGGACCGTGTTCGCTGCGGCTGAAGCGGCCGCTCAATCTCTGCTCAAGCAGCCAAAGGTAAAGTGA
- a CDS encoding right-handed parallel beta-helix repeat-containing protein: MAFVRRHRLVLVPLFAALMVGVGIVFLLRSGSEEPANDLAADAVFKAPVWEEVVELRDDHTRVYNVTHEVEYEDPVTGEKCTDTIVSKVREVGSGLCCRDGAGQWVPTIAEWETGGLGFRMKRGSWQIEVPMTLGGAYDYTVGGKTLAMRPTWILLSDGTNTVSLGSIDASVVGVINERDPSKLVFADALGAKSGVDIEFVLEPGALHQNVVLRAKPTLPEGFDAEDARLYVYTELGLDAYTAGDAVDVTIARAGVDVSAADLVTSRNTTDPIVFTVDEIIDGEPRETILHAFAESRVWDATGSANETRAARQLWRNPADSKTYLVESVPYSYVAEATGAVTLDYQNVNASITADEIWTANITYYVTANVTVSGGTAEDPVTLTIEPGTVVKFAAGKSLTIGEHGAIVAKGEPYSCIVFTSDQDDNSGEDLTSGFTGDPDAGDYGTAINIGVNASADCAIEFCKTGYASKGIDARRDFGAIRHCIVRDCTRGVYLYGSSRPDVFNNLVADCGTGVEFAGVGAGNCLVINNTIDGGYNSIFFGDTGGSATMTIHNNLLYNYSYAGLRRLGGGYSIYTSNNATMPFFYDEYQLPMAPYPYIGAGLGLQNNVYLTISPYDTTNTQLGAYFIDTGSTPGGGQLVNAGTGSPYDDPSAFSIEPPEVVGSDIDESDTWSKRSGDTGAVDIGYHHPRVDKVISNAVRKIGCTGSAVTLEIEPGVVVAFNGSETRLQFDPDATATPTLLCDGLPAEPIVLAGKPLVSMWVEAQYIDSSWSYPKAGVLLNDPTDEYTDA, translated from the coding sequence ATGGCGTTCGTACGCAGGCATCGGTTGGTTCTCGTGCCGCTTTTCGCGGCGCTCATGGTGGGTGTGGGGATCGTCTTTCTGCTGCGGTCAGGTTCGGAAGAACCGGCAAACGATCTTGCGGCGGACGCGGTGTTCAAGGCGCCCGTGTGGGAAGAGGTCGTGGAGCTTCGCGACGACCACACGCGCGTCTACAACGTCACCCACGAGGTCGAATACGAGGATCCCGTCACGGGTGAGAAGTGCACCGACACCATCGTGAGCAAGGTCCGTGAGGTCGGCTCGGGCCTCTGCTGTCGCGATGGCGCGGGCCAGTGGGTGCCCACCATCGCCGAGTGGGAGACCGGTGGCCTCGGCTTCCGTATGAAGCGCGGGAGCTGGCAGATCGAGGTGCCCATGACGCTCGGCGGCGCCTACGACTACACGGTCGGCGGCAAGACGCTCGCCATGCGGCCCACGTGGATCCTGCTGAGCGACGGCACGAACACGGTCTCCCTCGGCAGCATCGATGCGAGTGTCGTTGGCGTGATCAACGAGCGCGACCCCTCGAAGCTCGTGTTCGCCGACGCACTTGGCGCCAAGTCCGGCGTGGACATCGAGTTCGTGCTTGAGCCGGGCGCCCTGCATCAGAACGTCGTCTTGCGCGCCAAGCCCACGCTGCCCGAGGGCTTCGATGCCGAGGACGCCCGCCTCTACGTCTACACCGAGCTTGGCCTCGACGCCTACACGGCCGGGGACGCGGTCGACGTGACGATCGCGCGCGCCGGGGTGGACGTCTCGGCCGCCGACCTGGTCACGTCACGCAATACGACCGACCCGATCGTTTTCACGGTCGACGAGATCATTGACGGTGAGCCACGCGAGACCATCCTGCACGCGTTTGCCGAGTCGCGCGTCTGGGATGCCACCGGCTCCGCGAACGAGACGCGCGCGGCCCGCCAACTCTGGCGCAACCCGGCCGACTCGAAGACCTACCTTGTCGAGAGCGTGCCATACTCCTACGTCGCCGAGGCCACGGGCGCCGTCACGCTCGACTACCAGAACGTCAACGCGTCCATCACGGCCGACGAGATCTGGACGGCGAACATCACGTACTACGTCACCGCCAACGTCACCGTCAGCGGCGGCACCGCCGAGGATCCCGTCACGCTCACCATCGAGCCGGGAACCGTCGTCAAGTTCGCGGCGGGCAAGTCGCTCACCATCGGCGAGCACGGCGCCATCGTCGCCAAGGGCGAGCCGTATAGCTGCATCGTGTTCACGAGCGACCAGGACGACAACTCGGGCGAGGACCTCACCTCCGGGTTCACGGGCGATCCTGACGCCGGCGATTATGGGACAGCCATCAACATCGGCGTGAACGCCTCGGCCGACTGCGCCATCGAGTTCTGCAAAACCGGCTACGCCTCAAAGGGCATCGACGCGCGCAGGGACTTCGGCGCCATTCGGCACTGCATCGTGCGCGACTGCACGCGCGGCGTCTACCTCTATGGCAGCAGCCGGCCCGACGTCTTCAACAACCTCGTCGCCGACTGCGGAACGGGTGTGGAGTTCGCCGGCGTTGGCGCAGGAAACTGCCTCGTCATCAACAACACCATCGATGGCGGCTACAACTCGATCTTCTTTGGCGACACGGGCGGCAGCGCCACGATGACGATCCACAACAATCTGCTGTACAACTACAGCTATGCCGGTCTCCGCCGACTCGGCGGCGGCTACTCCATCTACACCTCCAACAACGCCACGATGCCCTTCTTCTACGACGAATACCAACTCCCCATGGCGCCGTATCCCTACATCGGCGCCGGTCTCGGTCTCCAGAACAACGTCTACCTCACGATCAGCCCGTATGACACCACCAACACGCAACTCGGCGCCTACTTCATCGACACGGGCAGCACACCCGGCGGCGGCCAATTGGTCAACGCCGGCACCGGCTCACCTTACGACGATCCGAGTGCCTTCAGCATCGAACCGCCGGAGGTTGTGGGCAGCGACATTGACGAGTCGGATACGTGGTCGAAACGCTCAGGTGATACGGGCGCCGTCGATATCGGTTATCACCACCCGCGCGTGGACAAGGTGATCAGCAATGCGGTGCGCAAGATTGGCTGCACCGGTTCGGCGGTGACGCTGGAGATCGAGCCGGGCGTTGTCGTGGCCTTCAACGGGAGCGAGACACGCCTCCAGTTTGACCCGGACGCCACCGCCACACCCACGCTGCTCTGCGACGGCCTGCCGGCAGAGCCGATCGTGCTGGCAGGCAAGCCGCTTGTTTCGATGTGGGTGGAGGCACAGTATATCGACAGCAGTTGGAGCTACCCGAAGGCCGGCGTCCTGCTCAATGACCCCACCGACGAGTACACCGATGCCAT